One stretch of Patescibacteria group bacterium DNA includes these proteins:
- the ruvC gene encoding crossover junction endodeoxyribonuclease RuvC, with protein sequence MKRNSKIILGIDPGFARLGWAVIEDSGKLAAIDYGCIETSSRDEHAGRLLEISQRLDKIIKKYKPDIAGMEKLFFSKNVKTAIQVGEARGAILLTLASAGITPLEFTPAQIKQAAAGWGSADKIQIQRMVKTILNLTEIPRPDDAADALAIAICAATTKKFN encoded by the coding sequence ATGAAGCGTAATTCAAAAATAATCCTGGGCATCGATCCGGGTTTTGCTCGCCTTGGCTGGGCCGTGATTGAGGACAGTGGTAAACTTGCGGCAATTGATTACGGCTGCATCGAAACATCCTCTCGGGACGAGCATGCCGGCCGGCTTCTAGAAATATCTCAAAGGCTCGATAAAATTATAAAAAAATATAAGCCCGATATCGCGGGAATGGAAAAATTATTTTTTTCAAAAAACGTAAAAACCGCAATTCAGGTCGGCGAAGCGCGCGGCGCGATTTTGCTCACCCTCGCGAGCGCCGGAATTACACCGCTTGAATTCACGCCCGCGCAGATTAAACAGGCCGCCGCCGGATGGGGGAGCGCCGATAAGATTCAGATTCAGCGCATGGTGAAAACCATTCTGAATCTCACCGAGATTCCGCGGCCCGATGATGCGGCCGACGCTCTGGCGATCGCGATTTGCGCCGCTACGACCAAGAAATTCAATTAA
- a CDS encoding D-alanine--D-alanine ligase → MKKRIGLILGGPGNESDISIISAKNIAENFDFKKYSLVLMYWRKNGEFNIVKNFNNLSRLGLKKIELKDFKKIIDIAFPITHGRFGEDGILQAMLENCGIKYCGCRVLSSALCMDKSFFKNFIKYNRIPQVRFASIDYSTLSKKEIDIKLKKIKKTFNLPIFVKPSNSGSSIGISRVNSFSQLPAAINKARRHDQKILIEQGLKNPQEIEVAVIGNHDPLISKPGEIVPVNEFYDFDDKYKLNKTQINIPAKLTTSQASIILNYASRAYRLCDCRGFARIDFFINNNRVYINEINTLPGFTDISMFPRLLINEGLSYKQILNRIIGSAF, encoded by the coding sequence ATGAAAAAAAGAATAGGTTTAATCCTTGGCGGTCCGGGGAATGAATCGGATATATCCATAATTTCCGCGAAGAATATTGCCGAGAACTTTGATTTTAAAAAATACTCACTGGTGTTAATGTATTGGCGGAAAAATGGAGAATTCAATATTGTAAAAAATTTCAATAACCTTTCACGTCTTGGTTTGAAAAAAATTGAATTAAAAGATTTTAAAAAAATTATTGATATTGCATTTCCCATAACGCATGGCCGTTTTGGCGAGGATGGGATATTGCAGGCCATGCTCGAAAATTGCGGCATCAAATATTGCGGCTGCCGCGTTCTGTCTTCGGCTCTTTGCATGGATAAATCTTTTTTTAAAAATTTTATTAAATATAATCGTATCCCTCAAGTCAGATTCGCATCAATTGATTATTCTACTCTTTCAAAAAAAGAAATTGATATTAAATTAAAAAAAATTAAAAAAACCTTTAACTTGCCAATTTTTGTAAAACCTTCAAACTCCGGATCTTCAATCGGAATTTCGAGAGTTAATAGTTTTTCTCAACTGCCAGCGGCGATAAACAAAGCCCGACGGCATGATCAGAAAATATTGATTGAGCAGGGGCTTAAAAATCCGCAAGAAATTGAAGTAGCGGTTATAGGCAATCATGACCCGCTGATTTCTAAACCCGGCGAAATAGTGCCGGTAAATGAATTTTACGATTTTGATGACAAATATAAACTCAATAAAACGCAAATTAATATTCCAGCAAAATTGACTACCTCTCAAGCCTCCATAATTCTAAATTACGCCTCACGCGCTTATCGGCTTTGCGACTGCCGCGGCTTTGCGCGAATCGATTTTTTTATAAATAACAATCGTGTTTATATAAATGAAATTAACACGCTTCCAGGTTTTACAGACATTTCGATGTTCCCACGACTGTTAATCAATGAGGGATTATCATATAAGCAAATCCTTAATCGCATTATTGGATCAGCATTTTAA
- a CDS encoding YebC/PmpR family DNA-binding transcriptional regulator produces the protein MSGHSKWANIKNRKQSEDAKKAKVFTKIARTITVAARGGADTASNFQLRLAISQARAANMPRENVDRAIARATGEGKEQLEEVLYEAYGPFGIAILIQALTDNRNRTVSNLKHIFSNYGGSLAGAGSVKYLFDRKGVARVASLGSDREATELKLIDGGAEDIAEEDGLFVIYSAPDKLKNILAALGDLAVEYSGLEWIAKERIAVSDPAVKQKLEELYNSLDEDDDVNEWYSNEA, from the coding sequence ATGTCCGGACACTCCAAGTGGGCAAACATAAAAAACCGAAAACAATCCGAGGACGCCAAAAAGGCCAAGGTTTTCACTAAAATCGCGCGCACCATCACGGTCGCGGCGCGCGGCGGCGCCGATACGGCATCGAATTTTCAATTGCGCCTCGCGATTTCGCAGGCGCGCGCGGCCAACATGCCCCGCGAAAACGTTGACCGCGCCATTGCCCGCGCCACGGGTGAAGGCAAAGAACAGCTCGAAGAAGTGCTCTATGAGGCTTACGGCCCGTTCGGTATCGCGATTTTGATTCAGGCATTGACCGATAACCGCAACCGCACGGTTTCCAATCTCAAACATATTTTTTCAAACTACGGCGGTTCGCTCGCCGGCGCCGGATCGGTAAAATACTTATTTGACCGCAAGGGCGTGGCGCGTGTCGCCTCGCTCGGTTCGGACCGCGAAGCCACGGAGCTCAAGCTCATTGATGGTGGGGCCGAAGACATTGCCGAGGAAGACGGGCTTTTCGTGATATATTCCGCGCCGGACAAACTCAAAAACATTCTCGCCGCGCTCGGCGATCTCGCGGTTGAATATTCGGGCCTGGAATGGATTGCCAAAGAGCGTATCGCGGTGAGCGACCCGGCGGTCAAGCAAAAACTTGAAGAATTGTATAATTCGCTCGATGAAGACGATGATGTCAACGAATGGTACTCCAATGAAGCGTAA
- the speD gene encoding adenosylmethionine decarboxylase — MEQLYTPRLYHLYAEFYGVNEQLLNDRNLIKETLTSAISKAGLHLVNFVDYHHKIFNGELTKHQGVSAVAILEESHAAIYTWPEYGYCSIDILTCGSSDTPNKIKEYIQDKFNPSNINVTLETKGA, encoded by the coding sequence ATGGAACAACTCTATACGCCTCGGCTCTATCATCTTTACGCCGAGTTCTATGGGGTCAACGAACAATTGCTCAATGACCGAAATCTAATCAAAGAAACTCTGACATCTGCCATAAGCAAAGCCGGCTTACATTTGGTAAATTTTGTTGACTACCATCACAAAATTTTCAACGGCGAGCTGACTAAACACCAGGGGGTCTCGGCAGTCGCGATACTGGAAGAATCCCACGCCGCGATTTATACCTGGCCAGAATACGGCTACTGCTCAATCGACATTCTGACCTGCGGCAGCTCGGATACTCCGAATAAAATCAAAGAATACATACAGGACAAATTCAATCCATCCAATATCAATGTCACCCTGGAAACCAAGGGTGCATAG
- the galT gene encoding galactose-1-phosphate uridylyltransferase produces MKPEIRKDYIQEKYVIIAPRRGKRPHEIAPPECLSSQKKKTCAFCSPRIEKEKAFQTVGGRKWRIKVLENKFPAVTLTNPRAYGKQEIIVETPDHGLELEDLSERQIADIFRVYSDRTEAISKNKKIEYILIFKNNGGIAGASLAHSHSQIFATQFLPPHLGDKCQKVQDYKLRHGRCVFCDVIRKESRGPRRVFHGRHVVAFAPYASMHNYEVWILPRRHIDNISDLNDKERLEWARVLKKILRQISKLGLPYNFYFHQVVYDEDQHLYMKITPRGSVWAGVEIGSGLIINPVAPEEAAKFYRKAF; encoded by the coding sequence ATGAAACCAGAAATCCGCAAAGATTACATCCAGGAAAAATACGTGATTATCGCGCCGCGCCGCGGCAAGCGGCCGCACGAAATCGCGCCGCCCGAGTGTCTTTCCAGCCAGAAGAAAAAAACATGCGCTTTTTGTTCGCCGCGGATAGAGAAAGAAAAAGCTTTTCAGACGGTTGGCGGCCGGAAATGGAGGATTAAAGTTCTGGAAAATAAATTTCCCGCGGTAACGCTCACGAATCCCCGCGCCTACGGCAAACAGGAGATTATCGTCGAAACGCCGGACCACGGACTTGAGCTTGAGGACTTGAGCGAACGCCAGATTGCCGATATTTTCCGGGTCTATTCCGACCGCACCGAGGCGATTTCCAAGAATAAAAAAATTGAATACATCCTGATTTTTAAAAATAACGGCGGTATAGCCGGCGCGTCGCTCGCGCACTCCCATTCGCAGATTTTTGCCACGCAATTTTTGCCGCCGCACCTCGGAGACAAATGCCAAAAGGTCCAGGACTACAAGCTTCGCCATGGCCGGTGCGTCTTCTGTGACGTGATCCGCAAAGAATCGCGCGGACCGCGCCGCGTCTTCCATGGCCGGCACGTTGTCGCTTTTGCGCCGTACGCTTCAATGCACAATTACGAAGTCTGGATACTGCCCCGCCGCCACATTGATAACATTTCCGATCTAAACGACAAGGAGCGCCTTGAATGGGCGCGCGTCCTCAAGAAAATATTGCGCCAGATTTCCAAACTCGGCTTACCATATAATTTTTATTTTCATCAGGTTGTCTACGACGAGGACCAGCATCTTTACATGAAGATTACGCCGCGGGGGAGCGTCTGGGCCGGCGTGGAAATCGGCTCCGGGCTCATCATCAATCCGGTCGCGCCTGAAGAAGCGGCTAAATTCTACCGAAAAGCATTCTAA
- a CDS encoding AAA family ATPase has protein sequence MVHEHKKFTQREQRAQESFLSMLSVKKRKSKKPTIVAIIGLVGSGKSTVAQELAKHIGATIIKGDDIRIELRKQNECYERVRAIGENAALEVLKRGGNVILDSDFVDAKNRASAREKAQKAGVRLVFVRTHCDIDVIVGRVITATYHDSADDFFGGAKSRWQGSEQSKGAAVKIREMWRRTPHHYRWVNQEGGKWIIKKFPFPIFAEIDTTDSNSWKREVRRYAKLLIK, from the coding sequence ATGGTTCACGAACACAAAAAATTTACACAAAGAGAGCAACGCGCCCAAGAATCTTTCTTGTCAATGCTTAGCGTCAAGAAACGCAAGTCTAAAAAGCCGACCATCGTGGCCATTATCGGCCTCGTCGGTTCTGGCAAGAGCACGGTGGCGCAAGAACTTGCCAAGCACATCGGTGCGACGATTATCAAGGGCGACGACATTCGTATTGAACTTCGCAAACAAAACGAATGCTATGAGCGAGTCCGTGCTATCGGTGAAAATGCCGCGCTTGAAGTTTTAAAACGAGGCGGTAATGTTATCCTCGATTCGGACTTCGTGGATGCGAAGAATCGCGCCAGTGCTCGCGAAAAAGCGCAAAAAGCAGGCGTTCGCCTTGTTTTCGTTCGTACTCATTGCGACATTGATGTCATAGTTGGACGCGTAATTACCGCAACCTACCACGATAGTGCTGACGACTTCTTTGGCGGCGCGAAGTCCAGGTGGCAAGGAAGCGAACAATCGAAGGGCGCTGCCGTGAAGATTCGCGAGATGTGGCGCCGCACTCCCCATCATTATCGTTGGGTTAATCAAGAGGGCGGTAAGTGGATTATTAAAAAGTTTCCATTCCCGATTTTTGCTGAAATTGATACCACGGATTCGAATTCATGGAAGCGAGAAGTGAGAAGGTACGCGAAACTGCTTATAAAATAA
- a CDS encoding MopE-related protein, translating into MKKTLWTIATIWMLTGCTNEPMGWPPEICDGVDNDGNGLVDEICDAGTDSDAPAPEICGNGWDDDIDGFVDEEDCIGGTDAATDSDTAADTTTDTGTDDAATEPDTTCDTATDTATDTTTDTVPDTTPDTAVDTATDDSPHGGEIPGPPAPIGTIYAEFRDWVSNPGDAVESRIYGDMLSGTFATLPGRPSALCAFGSWNSWSTTTGRICKTWSETATPGSLWYTRGGDTGWFFQLGSATYELDLSKFDFVSTEPCYRAAASDGGTTRLALRCPALPEMDVCTDGADNDHDGVTDDDDPDCDTFWEPPATPDQISRLSGVAIGSCVNFSGTFYLDSRDGYGLVRPLNPGEYIDRVTAYHDATTGCLDSACFSLDYPGDGEPMGFTLCGFTQVKPAVITSWGAILKMDVTQLVLAGDLCRTASNTALTAWGLGSCGGATPPISGTEICDGSDNDSDGLTDETFTCVRYSTRTCTSSCSTTGTQTCDTSCSWGTCVPPGESCNSADDDCDGTVDEGCSSSTTSGTYSITGRTMSGYREIEIRGTLEAHHAAAFSDNPFALEGTEEIGALCVTYGSEDWDDQVWDPDTYHTDPAFPVCTSYANDSSSYFIRIPDWNDEFLVFAIGTRGTPRHRAWINLYDSGWTFTGVTRTSTGILSF; encoded by the coding sequence ATGAAGAAGACGCTTTGGACGATCGCGACGATCTGGATGCTCACTGGCTGCACCAACGAGCCAATGGGCTGGCCCCCGGAGATCTGCGACGGCGTGGACAACGACGGCAACGGACTCGTGGACGAGATCTGCGATGCCGGAACCGATTCCGACGCACCCGCCCCCGAGATCTGCGGCAACGGCTGGGACGACGACATCGACGGGTTCGTGGACGAGGAGGACTGCATCGGCGGTACGGACGCGGCAACTGATTCTGACACGGCCGCGGACACGACGACCGACACAGGGACCGACGATGCGGCCACCGAGCCGGATACGACCTGCGACACGGCGACTGACACGGCAACCGATACGACCACGGACACGGTTCCGGACACAACTCCGGACACGGCCGTGGACACCGCGACCGATGATTCCCCGCATGGCGGGGAAATCCCCGGCCCGCCTGCCCCAATCGGCACGATCTATGCCGAGTTCCGCGACTGGGTTTCAAACCCCGGCGACGCGGTGGAGTCGCGAATCTACGGAGACATGCTCTCCGGAACGTTCGCCACACTCCCCGGCCGGCCGAGCGCGCTCTGCGCCTTCGGCAGCTGGAACAGCTGGTCAACCACGACCGGTCGGATCTGCAAGACGTGGTCGGAAACGGCCACACCGGGCAGCCTCTGGTACACCCGGGGCGGCGACACGGGCTGGTTCTTCCAGCTCGGTTCGGCGACGTACGAGCTCGATCTTTCCAAGTTCGACTTCGTGAGCACGGAGCCCTGCTACCGTGCGGCCGCCTCGGATGGCGGCACGACCCGGCTCGCACTGCGCTGCCCGGCCCTCCCGGAGATGGATGTCTGCACCGACGGTGCGGATAACGATCACGACGGAGTGACGGACGACGACGACCCGGACTGCGATACGTTCTGGGAGCCGCCGGCCACGCCGGACCAGATAAGCCGGCTCTCCGGGGTCGCAATCGGGTCATGCGTCAACTTCTCCGGCACGTTCTACTTGGACTCGCGCGACGGCTACGGGCTGGTGCGGCCCTTGAATCCGGGCGAGTACATCGACCGGGTCACGGCCTACCATGACGCCACAACGGGCTGCCTGGACAGCGCGTGCTTCTCGCTCGACTACCCGGGCGACGGCGAGCCCATGGGCTTCACGCTCTGCGGGTTCACGCAGGTGAAACCCGCGGTCATCACCTCCTGGGGAGCAATCCTCAAGATGGATGTGACACAGCTCGTGCTCGCCGGCGATCTCTGCCGCACCGCGTCAAACACCGCGCTTACGGCGTGGGGACTCGGCTCCTGCGGAGGTGCAACGCCTCCAATATCCGGAACCGAAATCTGCGACGGCAGCGACAACGATTCCGACGGGCTCACGGACGAGACGTTCACCTGCGTCCGCTACTCAACCCGCACCTGCACGAGTTCGTGCTCAACGACCGGCACCCAGACCTGCGATACTTCGTGCAGCTGGGGGACCTGCGTTCCGCCGGGCGAGTCCTGCAACTCGGCAGATGATGACTGCGACGGTACCGTGGACGAGGGCTGTTCAAGCTCAACGACCTCGGGCACGTACAGCATCACCGGCCGGACCATGTCGGGCTACCGCGAGATTGAGATCCGCGGCACGCTCGAGGCTCATCACGCGGCCGCGTTCAGCGACAACCCCTTTGCCCTGGAAGGGACAGAGGAAATCGGCGCGCTCTGCGTGACCTACGGGTCCGAAGACTGGGACGACCAGGTCTGGGATCCGGACACCTACCACACCGACCCCGCGTTCCCAGTGTGCACGAGCTATGCGAACGACAGCTCGTCATACTTCATCCGGATTCCGGACTGGAATGACGAGTTCCTGGTCTTCGCCATTGGCACACGCGGCACACCGCGGCATCGCGCGTGGATCAACCTCTATGACTCCGGCTGGACATTCACCGGCGTCACGAGAACCTCCACGGGCATCCTGTCGTTCTGA
- the rpoC gene encoding DNA-directed RNA polymerase subunit beta': MPEPITKIADFDAMRLRLASPEAIRSWSYGEVTKPETINYRTQKPEKSGLFAEEIFGPSKDWECYCGKYKKIRYKGIVCDKCGVEVTHSIVRRERMGHIELAAPVSHIWFLRGVPSKIGTVLDMSAQALEKVIYFGSFIITGVDEGAKRATLEQLKSEYKSKRKMIENEHKRDYERAQKNATEKNIGEKELQTELEKLYSIKENKLKELDKDYSSTDKELKELKVLKIISEAEYQDYSLKFGHIFKAGIGAEAVHYLLSKIDLPATIKALEEELANSKAAKQDRIVRRIKLMKSLEKNGIKPDWMILTVVPVIPPDLRPMVALDGGRFATSDLNDLYRRVINRNNRLKRLKELNAPEVITRNEKRMLQEAADALIDNSARHSKTVIAATGKKRQLKSLADTLKGKQGRFRQNLLGKRIDYSGRSVIVVGPSLKIHQCGLPKKMALELFKPFVISKLIEREYVHNIRSANRFIESDRPEVWDILEEIIKDAVVLLNRAPTLHRLGIQAFCPILIEGKAIQVHPMVCSAFNADFDGDQMAVHVPLTVESKREAREIMLSSVNLLKPATGHPVATANKDVAWGCYYMSTLVAPEGREPRALYGIEEALFAYNSKKISIREKIRVPLRQGGELIETNVGRLLINRCFPEKIPYINETMGVKKLGEVVRLCLEYYGNERTAQLLDDLKELGFKHITLSGYSWGMSDLPILEKKKELITEGNNQVNLIQGQYDQGLLTQAERHSQIIKVWTDIKERVTKLSRESLPKDGSVFSMIESGARGSWGQLTQMVGMKGLVSNPVGDIIELPVKANFREGFDVLEFFISTHGARKGLSDTALRTASAGYLTRRLVDVAQDIVVTQEDCGESEGILITKKEQEEIGEAVNTRILGRFTLSDIKNPKTGKVVIKRDTLITEEHLRKLEGIEIEEVRVRSVATCKLHRGICQKCYGYDLAYNKLVEFGTAVGIMAAQSIGEPGTQLTMRTFHTGGVAGQDITQGLPRVEELFEARPPKRRAIIADFTGKIRIETIERKIIESPTGQKYLDLNQPGQRIIKIEYEGVDEEKFRADEGDEIKVKDGTKVFEGDELIVRKDGAAIPARREGTVKVEKNIVRVVFSTKSTHEYVIPPGVVIWVKDGDEVQAGDQLTEGDLDLQQLYTLRGGESVKKYLLKEILFIYASQGQKLNSKHIELIIRQMFSRVYVKDAGDTDLLPGDIVEKAKWLDENEKAEKTKGRPAEAHELFLGVSKVSLSTESFLSAASFQETARVLINAAVTGKIDKLEGLKENVIIGRLIPAGTGFHKQ, translated from the coding sequence CACCCAGAAACCGGAAAAGAGCGGCCTTTTCGCCGAAGAAATTTTTGGGCCGTCCAAAGACTGGGAATGCTATTGCGGTAAGTATAAAAAAATCCGTTATAAAGGAATTGTCTGCGATAAATGCGGCGTTGAGGTCACGCATTCCATCGTGCGCCGCGAACGCATGGGCCACATTGAACTTGCTGCGCCGGTATCGCACATTTGGTTTTTACGCGGCGTGCCGTCCAAAATCGGCACCGTGCTTGATATGTCGGCGCAGGCGCTTGAAAAAGTAATTTATTTTGGATCATTTATCATAACCGGGGTTGATGAAGGAGCAAAGCGCGCCACTCTGGAACAGCTCAAATCCGAATACAAGAGCAAGCGCAAGATGATTGAAAACGAGCATAAGCGCGATTATGAACGCGCTCAGAAAAACGCCACCGAGAAAAATATCGGCGAAAAAGAACTGCAAACCGAATTGGAAAAACTTTACAGCATTAAAGAAAATAAACTCAAGGAACTTGATAAGGATTACAGCTCTACGGATAAGGAGCTCAAGGAGCTCAAGGTTTTAAAAATTATTTCCGAAGCCGAGTACCAGGATTATTCCCTAAAATTCGGCCACATCTTTAAGGCCGGCATCGGCGCCGAGGCGGTTCACTATCTCCTGTCCAAAATCGATCTTCCGGCGACCATCAAGGCGCTCGAAGAAGAGCTCGCGAATTCCAAGGCCGCAAAGCAGGACCGCATTGTCCGCCGCATCAAGCTCATGAAGAGTCTTGAAAAAAATGGGATCAAGCCCGACTGGATGATTCTCACGGTTGTTCCGGTCATTCCGCCGGATTTGCGCCCCATGGTCGCCCTGGACGGCGGTCGGTTCGCTACCTCGGACTTGAATGATTTATATCGCCGTGTCATCAACCGCAATAACCGCCTCAAAAGGCTCAAGGAGCTGAACGCGCCGGAGGTTATCACGCGCAACGAGAAAAGAATGCTGCAGGAAGCCGCCGACGCCCTGATCGACAACAGCGCGCGCCATTCCAAAACCGTAATTGCCGCGACCGGCAAAAAGCGCCAGCTCAAGTCGCTCGCCGACACACTCAAGGGAAAGCAGGGACGCTTCCGCCAGAACCTGCTGGGTAAAAGAATCGATTACTCCGGCCGTTCGGTCATCGTAGTCGGCCCGTCGCTCAAGATCCACCAGTGCGGACTTCCGAAGAAAATGGCGCTTGAGCTCTTCAAGCCGTTTGTGATTTCCAAACTCATTGAGCGTGAATACGTTCATAATATAAGAAGCGCGAACCGTTTTATTGAATCCGATCGTCCCGAAGTCTGGGATATTCTTGAAGAAATTATCAAAGACGCCGTGGTTCTCCTAAACCGCGCGCCGACCCTGCACCGCCTCGGCATTCAGGCATTCTGCCCGATTTTGATTGAAGGAAAAGCGATTCAGGTTCATCCCATGGTCTGCTCGGCCTTTAATGCCGACTTTGACGGCGACCAAATGGCTGTGCACGTGCCGCTCACCGTTGAATCAAAGCGTGAAGCCCGCGAAATTATGCTTTCGTCAGTCAACCTCCTGAAGCCGGCCACCGGACATCCGGTCGCGACCGCGAATAAGGATGTTGCCTGGGGCTGTTATTATATGAGTACGCTGGTTGCTCCCGAGGGACGCGAGCCCAGGGCTTTGTATGGCATTGAAGAAGCGCTGTTCGCTTACAATTCCAAAAAAATCAGCATTCGTGAAAAAATCCGCGTTCCGTTAAGGCAAGGCGGTGAGCTTATTGAAACTAATGTCGGGCGGCTTCTCATTAATCGCTGCTTCCCGGAAAAGATCCCCTACATCAATGAGACAATGGGCGTAAAAAAACTTGGCGAAGTCGTTCGCCTGTGCCTTGAATATTACGGCAACGAGCGCACTGCCCAGCTTTTAGATGATTTGAAGGAACTCGGCTTTAAGCACATCACACTTTCCGGATATTCCTGGGGCATGAGCGATCTGCCGATTTTGGAAAAAAAGAAAGAACTTATTACCGAAGGAAACAATCAGGTTAATCTTATTCAGGGACAATATGATCAGGGCTTACTCACGCAGGCGGAACGCCACAGCCAGATTATCAAAGTCTGGACGGATATTAAGGAACGGGTTACCAAGCTCTCTCGCGAATCGTTGCCTAAAGACGGCTCGGTATTTTCCATGATTGAATCCGGCGCCCGCGGTTCCTGGGGCCAGCTCACCCAGATGGTCGGCATGAAAGGCCTGGTGTCCAATCCGGTTGGCGACATTATTGAGCTGCCGGTCAAGGCGAATTTTCGCGAAGGTTTTGACGTGCTTGAATTTTTTATCTCCACCCATGGCGCGAGAAAAGGTCTTTCCGATACCGCTCTTCGTACCGCGAGTGCGGGTTATCTTACTCGTCGCCTGGTTGATGTGGCGCAGGATATCGTTGTCACTCAAGAAGATTGCGGTGAATCGGAGGGCATTCTGATTACCAAAAAAGAACAGGAAGAAATTGGTGAAGCCGTCAATACCCGTATCCTCGGCCGATTTACTCTTTCGGATATTAAGAATCCAAAAACCGGCAAGGTTGTCATTAAACGCGATACCTTGATTACCGAAGAGCACCTTCGTAAACTCGAGGGCATTGAGATTGAAGAAGTGCGCGTCCGGAGCGTCGCGACCTGCAAATTGCACCGAGGTATCTGCCAGAAGTGCTATGGTTACGATCTCGCTTATAATAAACTGGTGGAATTCGGCACCGCGGTCGGCATTATGGCTGCGCAGTCAATCGGCGAGCCGGGTACCCAGCTTACTATGAGAACATTTCACACCGGCGGTGTGGCTGGTCAGGATATCACCCAGGGTTTGCCGCGCGTTGAAGAGCTCTTTGAGGCGCGTCCGCCCAAGCGCCGCGCTATCATCGCGGATTTCACCGGCAAGATTCGGATTGAAACCATTGAGCGCAAAATTATTGAATCTCCGACCGGCCAGAAATATCTTGACCTGAATCAGCCCGGCCAGCGCATTATCAAAATTGAATACGAAGGCGTGGACGAAGAAAAATTCCGCGCCGACGAAGGCGATGAAATCAAGGTGAAGGATGGCACCAAGGTTTTTGAAGGCGATGAACTTATTGTGCGTAAAGACGGCGCCGCGATTCCGGCGCGCCGTGAAGGCACGGTAAAGGTGGAAAAAAATATTGTTCGGGTTGTCTTTTCAACAAAGAGCACTCACGAATACGTAATACCGCCTGGCGTTGTCATCTGGGTAAAGGATGGCGACGAAGTGCAGGCCGGCGACCAGCTCACCGAAGGCGACCTGGATCTCCAGCAGCTTTATACCCTCCGCGGCGGCGAATCGGTCAAGAAATATCTGCTCAAAGAAATTCTCTTTATTTACGCTTCGCAGGGACAGAAGCTCAATTCCAAACACATTGAGCTCATCATTCGCCAAATGTTCTCGCGCGTTTATGTCAAAGATGCCGGCGACACCGATCTCTTGCCCGGCGATATAGTGGAAAAAGCAAAATGGCTTGATGAAAACGAGAAGGCCGAAAAAACCAAGGGACGTCCGGCCGAAGCCCATGAGCTTTTTCTCGGCGTGAGTAAGGTTTCGCTTTCCACCGAATCATTCCTCTCGGCCGCCTCCTTCCAAGAGACCGCCCGCGTCTTAATTAACGCCGCGGTCACCGGAAAGATTGATAAGCTTGAAGGCCTCAAGGAAAATGTTATCATCGGCCGCCTCATTCCGGCCGGCACCGGATTCCACAAGCAATAG
- a CDS encoding GIY-YIG nuclease family protein, producing MFFTYVLLSLKDKKFYIGFTDDLKKRCQEHALGKVDSTRIRRPLKLVYYEACLSKELALKREKYFKTGFGRRFLQARISHDILGA from the coding sequence ATGTTTTTTACCTACGTTTTATTAAGTTTAAAAGATAAGAAATTTTATATCGGTTTTACGGATGATTTAAAAAAACGCTGCCAAGAGCATGCGTTGGGCAAAGTGGACTCAACGCGAATACGCCGTCCATTGAAACTGGTATATTATGAAGCCTGCCTGAGCAAAGAACTTGCCCTTAAGCGAGAAAAATATTTTAAGACCGGATTTGGGAGGCGCTTTTTACAAGCAAGAATCAGCCATGACATATTGGGCGCATAG